Part of the Halobaculum halobium genome, TCGCCGACGATGTGGCGAAGGCGCTGTGTTCCGCCCCACCCCGGCAGGAGTCCGAGGTTGTGTTCGGGCTGACCCAGCTCCGAGCGCTCGGAGGCGACGCGCAGGTCGGCGCACGTCGCGAACTCCATCCCGCCGCCGAGACAGAAGCCGTCGATCCCGGCGACGACCGGGAGGTCCGAGGACTCGAACTTCCCGAACGTCGACTGGCCCTTCCGGGAGAGCTCGACCGACTGCAGGGGGTCGCCGCCGCCGGCGGCCATGCTCTGCACGTCGGCGCCGGCGGAGAAGGCGCGCTCGCCCTCGCCGGTGACCAGCACCGCGCGAACGCCGTCGTCGGCCTCCAGCTCCTCGATGGCGACGCCGAGCTCGTCCAGCAGTTCGCCCGAGATGGTGTTCATCCGATGCGGGCGGTCGAGGACGATGTGGCCCACTTTCCCCTCGCGTTCGATCCGGATCGTCTCGAACTCCACGGCGTCGTCATCGTCGCCACCGCCGTAGAAGCCGCGGTCCTCCTTGACGAGTTCGCGGAGGTAATCGACGGCCTCGTAGCGCTCGGCCCCCGTCTCCTCGTGGCGCTCGTCGAGCGTCGAAAGCAGCGCGTCGAGGCCGACCTGGTCGGCCATCTTCGCCGGGCCGTCCGGGAAGCCCGCACCGAGCTTCACCGCCTGATCGATGTCGGCGGCGTCGGCGACGTCGTTGCCGATGAGGCCCGCGACCTCGTTCGCCATCACGGCGAGGAGGGCGTGCTTGACGGCATCGTCGGTCTCGTCCGACGGGACCTCGGCGCCAGGGCCGTCCTCGTAGTCGTAGAAGCCCGCGCCGGTCTTCTTCCCCAGGTTCTCGTTGTCGACCTTCTCGGTCAGCAGCGGGCACGGCTCGTAGGCGTCACCGAGCACCTCGTGCATGTACTCGAGGACGTGGACCCCCACGTCGATGCCGACCTGGTCGGCCAGCTCGAAGCTGCCCATCGGGAGGCCCATGTCGTACTTCGTCGTGGAGTCGACTGCCTCGATCGTCGCCTCGCCCTCGTGGACGAGCCACGCCGCCTCGTTCATCAGCGGGACGAGCACGCGGTTGACGATGAACCCGGGCGAGTCCTTCCGGACGCGCACCGCGGTTTTGCCCATTCGCTCGGCGACGGCCTCGACCAGATCCATCGTCTCCTCGGACGTGTGCGCCCCGGAGATGACCTCGACGAGCTGCATGCGCACCGGCGGATTGAAGAAGTGCATCCCGCAGAAGCGCTCCTCGCGGTCGGTCACCTCCGAGAGCTCGGTGATCGAGAGACTCGACGTGTTCGACGCGAAGACGGTCCGGTCGGGCGCGTGCTCTTCGACATCCGCGTACACGTCCTTCTTGATGTCCATCTTCTCGGGGACCGCCTCGATCACGAGATCCGCGTCGGCGACGGCGTCCTCGACGGGGACGACCGCCGTGACGCGCTCCAGCGCTGCGTCAGCGTCGCCCTCGGATATCTGGTCCTTCTCGGCGAGCTTCCCGAGGGACCACTCGATCTGGTCGTACCCGTTCTGGACGAACTCCTCGTTGATGTCCCGAAGGTTCACGTCGTATCCGGCGAGCGCGGCGACCTCCGCGATGCCGTGGCCCATGTTTCCGGCGCCAAGCACTGCGACCGTCTCTACGTCATCAACGTCCATGTGCATCGCCTCGGAGTCCCCCCGATTCAACGTTTCCCTCCGCCGCGACGCAAACACGACACCAGTTTTCCGGAGTTCTCCTGAGGGCGCTCGCGGACCACCCCGTCTCGCGATGGGTCGTCCCCCGAAAGCCGTTTCTCGCCCGCGCACCCACCGCGAGGTATGCCAGTGGACACAGACGCCGACGCGTTCGACGATCTCGACGCGGCCGACCGCGAGGCGCTGGCGGAACTCAGCGATGACGACCGTCTCGGGCCGGTCATCGACCGACACGGTCCGCTCACGATCGAGCCGGCCGACGACCCCTTCGAACGGCTCGTGGTGTCGATCCTGCGCCAGCAGGTGTCGATGGCCTCGGCGGCGGCGACCCGCGAGCGACTGTTCGACGCCGTCGAGGTGACGCCCGGGGGGCTGCTCGCGGCCGACGAGTCGACGCTGAAAGACGCCGGCCTCTCCAGACAGAAGACCCGGTACGTCCGCAACGTCGCCGAGGCGTTCGCGGACAACGGGTGGGACCACGAGGCGTTCGCCGCGATGAGCGACGGGGAGGTCCGCGAGGAGTTGACCGCGATCACCGGCGTCGGGGAGTGGACCGCGAACATGCAGTTGTTGTTCACGTTGGGACGACCGGACGTGTTCCCGGTCGGCGATCTCGGCGTCCGAAAGGGCATGGAGGAGCTACACGGCCGCGAGATGAGCCGCGCGGAGATGGTCGAGGAGGCCGAGCGATGGGCGCCGTACCGCAGCTACGCGTCGCTGTACCTGTGGCGCGCGAAGGAGGACATCGCCGCCAGCGTCGACGAAGTCGTGGGAGAAGAGTCGTAGCCGCGATCCGTTTTCGGAGTGTGGCGTTGCCACTCCAAGCGGTGAAAAGACGGAGAGATGAGAGTGACCGCCTACAGCTCGACGGCCTGCTTGTTGCCGAGCGATTCGGGCACGCTGAACCGGATACTCGTGGTTGCGCCGGCCATCGTGTTGATCTTGATGGTCACTTCGTCGCCCTCGTTGAGATTACTCCCGGCAATCGGGGTGACTTCAAACACGAGATTCAGGCGGTCGTCAGCGTCGTTGAGAACGTTGTCGGAGTTGTCGGAGTCCTTCACAGCGACGTACGAGAACTTGTCTGTCATCGACGGCCCCTGCGAGTAGTTCTGCGTCGTCGACGTCAGCTGGTAGGTCCCGGTGGGACCGATCCAGGTGACTGTGGCGTTCTGAATGTCGATCTCGCCGGCGCCGGGCGCCTGCGTCACCGTCACGTTCACGATGTCAATTGTATCTCCGCTCACGTTACCCACCGTGGCGACCTCTTGCACGCGGTCACTGACCTGCTTACTACTCTGTTGGCCCGTTTCCTGTGATTTGCTCTGGAGGAAGCCGGCGGTGTTGATCAGGACACCCGCGGCGATCGCCGCCACGAGTACCATCGCGATGAACACGATGAGCGTCCCGATGCCCACCTGCCCGCGCTCTTCCTCCTCGGTGATGAATTCGAACATTGTGGTTGGTTCCGACCCGTCCGCGACGGCGGACCGGGTATGTCTCAAAACGGTGCTCACGATGGTGATATACCTTCGCTGCCAGGTTTCATCTTCGATAACGGGGGCCTGCAGCGTCGCGACTGCGATCAAGAGGTAGTAACGAGTAGAAACGCGTCGTCTCGCGTGGGTCGCCCGCCCAACCGGTCCGAACGGAGTCGGCCGCCTACTCCTCGTCGTCTTCGTCGTCGTCTTTCATCGTCTGGAGCTGCGACACAAGGTCGTCGGTGGAGGCACCCGCCTCGAAGCTCGCCTCGCCCTCGTGTTCGTTCTCGTGGGCGTCGACGGTCGACCCGTCGCCCGCGTCGCCGCCGTCGTTCTGCTGACGCTCCTGCTCGGATTCGTCGTAGCTACCAAAGCCCATACCAACTACTCGTGGCGCGAGTGGGAAAAACAGTCCGGCCTGTCTCGCGCGTGCGAGTCGCTGTCGGGGACGCGAGTTACTCCTCTGTGCCCTCCTCTTCTTCCTCGTCGCTATCGGGGGTGCTCCCCTCGTCGGCGCGGCGCTGGACGTCCACGCGGTAGTGTTCGAGGATGTCGCGCCCGAGGAGGACGGGATACGCCATGTGCGAGCGGTCCTCGACGCTCGCGGTGACGGTGTGCTGTTCGCCGCCGATGCCGACGACGAGGTCGACGACGGGCCGCGCCTTCCCCGACTTGACGGAGCCGGACTTGATCCGAGTCATGCTCTTGATCGGACCGGCGCCGATCTCGGCGGCGAGTTTGGTGTCGATCGACGAGCGCGTCGCGCCGGTGTCGGACTTGGCGAACGCCTGGGTGGACCCCTGGGTGCCGGCGACGCGCACCTCCTCGATGTAGCCGATGATCGGGATCTGCCCGTCGTTGATCCGACGCTGGGGCGGCATACACGAGGGCGTCGAGTCGTCAAGCACCGCAGACAGGTCCTCGACGCGGTCCCCGTCGACGCTTCCGCCGCCGCGCTCGATCGCCACCCGAGCGATGTGCGGCGCGGGCGAGCGGCCGCTGGCGGCGAACAGCCCCTTGAATCCCGCCGTGGGGTTCACCTCCAGGACGTACCAGCCGTCGTACCCCTCCACGAGGTCGACGCCGGCGTAGTCGAGTCCGATCGTCTCGGTCGCCTGCAGCGCCATCTCTCTGGCCTCCTCGTCGAGCGACGCCGTCGCGTCTTCCACGTCGCCGCCGAGCGCGACGTTGGTGCGCCAGTCTCCCTCCGGCGCGTAGCGGTTCATCGCGCCGACGACCTCGCCGCCGACGACGTACACGCGGGTGTCGTGGTGGCGCGAGTCGTCGCGGTCGATGAGTTCCTGGAGGAACGCTTGCCGATTCCCGACCATCGGGTTGACCGGATCGTCGAGGTCGATCTTCCAGGTCCCGCCGCCGTGGGTGCCGATCGCGGTCTTGTACACGCCTTCGGCTCCGAATCGGGCGCGGCCCTCGTTGAGGCGGTCGTTGGACAACGCGAGGAGGGCGTCCGGGACGCGAACCCCGTCCTCCACGAGCGCGACGGCGGAGGCGAACTTGTGCATCGCGGTGAGCACCGCTGACGGCTCGTTGAGAATGGGTCGCGCTCGACCGAACGTGTGGGCCAGTCCGAGCCCCTCGGCCGGTTGTTCGATGTTCGACAGCAGCATTCGATTGGCGATCACGTCGACGCCCGGCTCGATCGTGACCTCGCCGTCTTCGAGGCTGACGGCGGCGTTCTCGCGACGGAGCCACTTCGGTTCGTGTCCCAGCGCCTCGACCGCGTTGCAGATCGCTTTCGTCTCCTTGCTCGTGTGCAGCGAGAGCACGCCGACGCGTACTGGATCTTCAGTCATACAGATCGACTTGTCGGGGCCGTCAAATGTGTCCCGGTCGGTCGAACCGCGTGCCAATCGGGGACACCCGTCGTCGATCCCGGCGACGCGGTACTTTATCACGCTCGGTCGCACACCGGCGATCATGACTGCTGCCGACGCCTTCACGTACAACGGGGGCCGGGTGGACCCGGGGGAGCGACAGAACATCCGGTTCGTGGTGTCGGAGACGTACCTCGGTGACCCCGTCCGGATCCCGGTCACGATCATCAACGGCGAACGGCCGGGACCGACGGCGTTCCTCTCTGCGGCCGCCCACGGCGACGAACTCAACGGGATCGAGGTCGTCAGGGAGGTGGCCTACGAGTGGGATCTCGACGACCTCGCCGGGACGCTCATCTGCCTGCCCGTGTTGAACGTCCCCGGCTTTCTCGCCCAACAGCGATATCTCCCGGTGTACGACCGCGACTTGAACCGCTCGTTCCCCGGGTCGGCTGACTCGACGAGCGCGAAACGGATGGCCGCGCGCATCTACACTAACTTCATCGAGCCCTGCGACTTCGGCCTCGACTTCCACACGTCGACGCGGGGGCGGACGAACATGATCCACGCACGCGCCGACATGGCCGACTCCGACGCCGCCCGACTCGCCCGCGCGTACGGGACGAACGTCATCATCGACAGCGAGGGCTCGTCCGGGATGCTCCGAACGGAGGCGGTGACCGACGGCATCGCGGCGATCACCGTCGAGATGGGCGAGGCACACCGCTTTCAGCGAACGCTCATCGACGAGGCGCTCTCTGGCGTGCGCTCGACGTTCGCCGAGTACGGCATGCTCGACGCCGAGCGTGTTCGGTGGCCCGGCTGGCGGACGGTGATCACCGACGCGCGCGAAAAGACCTGGCTGCGGGCCGACGCTGGCGGGATGGTCGACATGCACTTCGAGCGGGGATCGCTCGTCCACGAAGGAGACACCGTCTGCACCATCACGAACCCGTTCAAGGACGACAACATACTTGTCGAGGCACCGTTCACCGGGCTGCTCGTCGGGATTCTCGAGAACCCGGTCGTGTACCCCGGTAACCCGCTGTGTCATCTCGTCCAACTCGACGACCGGACGCGACGTGTCGTCGAATTGGACCAGAGTCCGTCCGGGACTGTCGAGTAAGGGGAGGACCCAGTAGTCGCGTCCGCGCCGAGACGCGGGTGCCGTTTCTTTGCGTCACGCAACGACCCTGAGGTCGGGAGTCACGACCACCTGCTTGTCGCCGTTCGGTGGCTCGAAGGCGACGGAGCCATCGTCCCGATGACGCGCCCGCCACGAGAGGAACGTCCCGAACCGTCGCCAGGCCCCCTCGCCGTCGGCGGTTCGACCGTCGGTGTGTTCGGCGGCGTCCGACGCGGTTCCGACGGTCTCCGGTCGGGTGCCGACGGCGTCGCCTCCGCCGCCGGCGTCGACACCGTCGGCCGCGGGGTTTCCGAACAACGGGTGAGTGATGCGCCCCCTGCCGCACGTCTCACACACGACCTCCGCGAGGGCGGGATAGGCGGTGTGGCAGTCGGGACAAATCCCGTCGGTCGCGTGGTCGGGACACCGCGTGAGGCGTCCGTCGACGCCGCCGCCGCACTCCAGACATATCCCCTCGATCATGGGTCGAAGCCGGCGTTCGAACACCCGGTGGGCCCGGTGGACCAGCGGTGTCGGGTCCAACCGCTCGACGATCGTCGGCGGCAAGACGATCCCGGAGAGCGTGCCCGACGGGCACTCGTCAGCGCCGAAGAGTCCCTCACACGCCGCACAGCAGGTGAACAGGTGGTGGTCGGTGTAGATCACGTGCACGTCACCTCCGCAACGGGGACACCGAGCATCGACCGGCTCGGCGTCGAGTTCGGCGTCGCCGTCGACGATACCGCGTTCGAGCAGTCGGACCGTCTCCCGACCGGGCTCGCGCAGCCGATAGCCGTTCGGCGTCTTCTCGACGAACCGACCGGTGAGTTTCCCGAGGTGGTAGCTGAACTTCCCGCTGTCTTCCTCACCGACGGTTCGACGGAGATCACTGTACGCCATCGGGTCGGTCCGCGGGCCCGCGCGCGACTCGCGCTCAGCGAGCGCGCGGAGGATCGACAGGCGGAGGTCGTCGCCGAGAAACGAGAACGCGTCGACCGCGCGGTTGGTCGAACGACCGGTCACTATCGCTCCTGCGGCGCGCGCCGATATAACTTTCACGCAGTCGGACACGTTCGACGGCAGCGGCGCTATCGGGGCGTACACGGGTCGAATCGGGCTTCTGTGGACGCGCCGCGGCCTGGCGTTCGGATATCTCACGGCGCCGATCGTCGCGCGGGCGTGCGGGGGCGTCACGTAACTACTATACCCCCATAGGCCGGAGCGACAGACGTATGAGCCAGTCGTATGACAGGGGCCTCGTCGAAGACTTCGGCCGGTGGCGGGAGTTTTCGGCGGGGATGTGGGCCTGGGTGTTCCACAAGTTCACGGGCTGGGTGCTCGTGGGCTACCTGTTCACCCACATCGCCGTGTTGAGCACCGCCATCTCCGCGGCCGGACAGACCCAGCGCATCGCCGCCGAAAACGACGTGTACACCACGGTCATCGTCATGCTGGAGAGTCTGCTGGTCGTCCGTATCCTCGAGGTCGGGCTGCTTGCGGTCGCCGTCTTCCACATCCTGAACGGCTGCCGCCTGCTGCTGGTCGATCTGGGGATCGGACTGGAGAGCCAGGATAAGAGCTTCTACGCGTCGCTGATCTTGACCGGCGCCATCGTCGTCGCGTCCGTCCCGACGTTCCTCGCGGGGGTGTTCGGCTGATGGCCGAGCGCTACTCCTCGTTCGAGAAGGGCGGGCGCCGATGGCTGTGGCAGCGCATCACCGCCGCGTTCCTCGTGGTGGTGCTCGCGTTCCACTTCTTCCTGCTCCACTTCGTCAACCACGCCGACGAGGTTTCGTTCCTCGCGTCGAGCGCGCGGATGACGGACCTCACCTACTACTCGCTGATGGTGCTGTTCCTGATCACCGCGACGTTCCACGGCGTCAACGGCGTCTACAACGCCCTCGAGAACCAGGGACTGACCGGGGCGAAGAAGCAAGCCGTCAAGTACACGCTGATCGCGGCGAGCCTGGTGCTCGTCGTGCAGGGGATCCGCACCGCAAACGCCTGGGCGGGCTTCCCCACCTTCTGATAATGAGTACACAAGTTCCAGAGACGGAGACGGAAACCGAGGCAGAGACCGAGGTTGAGCACAGCGAGCCGCTGGCGCCCGCACAGGAGGAGCGGATGCGCAAGAAGGCCGAGGCCCGCGCCGACCGCGAGGAGCGCGCGCGCCGGGAGGCCGCCGAGCGCGCCGACGGCGACGAGGACACCTTCCACCTCAAGGTGTTCCGCTTCGACCCCGAGGTCGAGGGGAAACAGGAGCCGCGCTTCGACGACTTCCACGTCCCGTACGAGAAGGGGATGACCGTCCTCGACGCGCTCATCTACGCCCGGGACACGTTCGACTCCTCGCTCACGTTCCGGCACTCCTGCCGGCAGGCGATCTGCGGGTCGGACGCGCTGTTCATCAACGGCCGCCAGCGACTCGGCTGCAAGACGCAGCTGTCGGACCTGGACCAGCCGGTTCGCGTCGAGCCGCTCCCGCACGCCGAGGTCGAGAAGGACCTGGTCGTCGACATGGACCACTTCTACGACCAGATGGAGGCGGTCGAGCCGTACTTCGACGCGGACGAACTCCCGGACGGCGAGTTGGACGAGCAGCGCCAGTCGCGGGAGAACCGCGAGAAAGTGAAGATGTCGACGCGCTGTATCTGGTGTGGCGCGTGCATGTCCTCGTGCAACATCGCCGCGGGCAACAACGAGTACCTCGGTCCCGCCGCGATCAACAAGGCGTATCGCTTCGCGATGGACGAGCGCGAGGGCGAGGACCGCAAGCAGCACCGGCTCAACATTCTCGAACAGGAGAACGGCGTCTGGCGGTGTCAGACCCAGTTCTCGTGCACCGAGGTGTGCCCGAAGGACATCCCGCTGACCGAACACATTCAGGAGCTCAAGCGCGAGGCGGTCAAGAGCAACCTGAAGTTCTGGTAGGTTCGCCCCGGTCAGCTACCCGAACCGGCACGCGATTGAAGTAGCCCGAACCCCAAGCGAACTCGACGACGAACCGTGGGGGTTCGGCGAGGACGGACGACCATCGAACGCAGCGACACCGACCGAACGCAGCAACACGGACACAACACACGACACATGTACGAACACGACGTCATCGTGGTCGGCGCCGGCGGCGCGGGACTCCGCGCTGCCATCGCCGCCCAGGAGGAAGGCGCGGACGTGGCAATCGTCTCGAAGCTCCACCCGGTTCGCAGTCACACCGGCGCCGCGGAGGGCGGGATCAACGCCGCCTTGCGCGAGGGAGACTCGTGGGAGGACCACGCCTACGACACGATGAAGGGGTCGGACTACCTCGGCGACGCCCCCGCCATCGAGACGCTCTGTACGGATTCCCCGAAAGAGGTCATCCAGCTCGAACACTGGGGCATGGCGTTCTCCCGCGAGGAAGACGGCCGCGTCTCACAGCGCCCGTTCGGCGGCCTCTCGTTCCCGCGGACGACGTACGCGGGCGCCGAGACGGGCCACCAGCTGCTCCACACGATGTACGAGCAGCTCGTCAAGCGCGGCATCACCGTCTACGACGAGTGGTACGTCTCCGACCTGGCCGTCACCGACGAGGAGCGCCCGGAGGACCGCACCTGCCACGGCGTCGTCGCCTACGACATCCAGAGCGGCGAGCTGTCGGGCTTTCGCGCGACTGAGGGCGTCATCCTCGCGACCGGCGGCCTCGGCCAGGTGTTCAGCCACACCACGAACGCCGTGGCCAATACGGGCGACGGGGTGGCGATGGCCTACCGCGCGGGGGTCCCCATCGAGGACATGGAGTTCATCCAGTTCCACCCGACGAGCCTGCCCAGCACGGGCGTGCTCATCTCCGAAGGCGTCCGCGGTGAGGGCGGCATCCTCTACAACGCCGAAGGAGAGCGCTTCATGTTCGAGTACGGCTACGCGAGCAACGACGGGGAGCTGGCCTCCCGCGACGTCGTCGCCCGCGCGGAGCTGAGCGAAGTCGGCGAAGGGCGCGGCATCGACGACGAGTACGTCCACCTCGACATGCGCCACCTCGGCGAGGAGCGCATCACCGACCGGCTGGAGAACATCCTCCACCTCGCGAAGGACTTCGAGGGCGTCGACGGGCTGGAGGAGCCGATGCCGGTCAAGCCGGGACAACACTACGCGATGGGCGGCATCGAGACGGACGAGAACGGCGAGACGTGCGTCGGCGGGCTGTACGCCGCCGGCGAGTGCGCCTGCGCCTCCGTCCACGGCTCGAACCGCCTCGGCGGCAACGCGCTGCCGGAGCTCATCGTCTTCGGGAAGCGCGCGGGCGCTCACGCCGCCGGTAAGGACTTGGGCACCGCGGAGATCGAGACGGGTCAGCGCGGCGAGTACGAACTCGGCGAGGTCGACACGCCCGTCCAGCCCGGCGAGGTCGAGCCCGCGGGCGGCGACGCGGTCGCCGACGGCGGCGTGGCCGCCGAAACGGGCTCCGGCAACGGCCACAACATCGTCGAACGCGCGGTCACTCGCGAGCGAGAACGCGTGCAGTCGCTCATGGAGAAAGACGAAGGCCTCCAGCACGCCGAAATCCGCTCGGACGTGCAAGAGTCGATGACGGAGTACGTGAACGTCTTCCGCGAGGAGGACGGCCTCAAGCAGGCGCTCGAAGACATCGCGGAGGCGCGCGAGCGCTACCAGGACGTGTTCGTGAAGGACCCCTCGCGCACGTTCAACACCGATCTCATCCAGACGCTGGAGACGCGCAACATCCTCGACCTGGCGGAGGCCATCACCCTCGGCGCGCTCGCTCGCGACGAGTTCCGCGGCGCACACTGGCGCGCTGAGCACCAGGAACGCCGCGACGAGGAGTGGCTCAAGCACACGATGCTGTCGTGGAACGACGGCACGCCGGAACTGTGGTACAAGCCGGTCATCCTCGAGGGCGAGGACAAGAAGTACGAGCCGAAGATCCGCTCGTACTGAGCCGCTCGCCCGTCTTCGGGCTGGTCGTCGCGATCTCTCGATTCCTGGTCCGTTCGATTCGATCCGGTTCTCTCTCGCTCCATAGTCACGTCACAGCACGTCGTAGTCGGTCTCCGACCGCTGCGCGCGCCGACACCTGTTCACTCTCCGGTCCCCTAATCAGAGTGAGGACTCCTCGCCGTCAGGAGTCGAAACGCGGCCCCGATGACACCCAGAATCCGTTCACTCGTATTCCGATACCGTTCGATATCGACCGGTACGGGACGCGATTGAGGTGTTTTCGAGACTTTCGACGAACGTCGTACCACAGTTTTACACGTGTC contains:
- a CDS encoding succinate dehydrogenase/fumarate reductase iron-sulfur subunit; translated protein: MSTQVPETETETEAETEVEHSEPLAPAQEERMRKKAEARADREERARREAAERADGDEDTFHLKVFRFDPEVEGKQEPRFDDFHVPYEKGMTVLDALIYARDTFDSSLTFRHSCRQAICGSDALFINGRQRLGCKTQLSDLDQPVRVEPLPHAEVEKDLVVDMDHFYDQMEAVEPYFDADELPDGELDEQRQSRENREKVKMSTRCIWCGACMSSCNIAAGNNEYLGPAAINKAYRFAMDEREGEDRKQHRLNILEQENGVWRCQTQFSCTEVCPKDIPLTEHIQELKREAVKSNLKFW
- a CDS encoding DNA-3-methyladenine glycosylase family protein yields the protein MPVDTDADAFDDLDAADREALAELSDDDRLGPVIDRHGPLTIEPADDPFERLVVSILRQQVSMASAAATRERLFDAVEVTPGGLLAADESTLKDAGLSRQKTRYVRNVAEAFADNGWDHEAFAAMSDGEVREELTAITGVGEWTANMQLLFTLGRPDVFPVGDLGVRKGMEELHGREMSRAEMVEEAERWAPYRSYASLYLWRAKEDIAASVDEVVGEES
- a CDS encoding archaellin/type IV pilin N-terminal domain-containing protein — protein: MFEFITEEEERGQVGIGTLIVFIAMVLVAAIAAGVLINTAGFLQSKSQETGQQSSKQVSDRVQEVATVGNVSGDTIDIVNVTVTQAPGAGEIDIQNATVTWIGPTGTYQLTSTTQNYSQGPSMTDKFSYVAVKDSDNSDNVLNDADDRLNLVFEVTPIAGSNLNEGDEVTIKINTMAGATTSIRFSVPESLGNKQAVEL
- a CDS encoding succinylglutamate desuccinylase/aspartoacylase family protein yields the protein MTAADAFTYNGGRVDPGERQNIRFVVSETYLGDPVRIPVTIINGERPGPTAFLSAAAHGDELNGIEVVREVAYEWDLDDLAGTLICLPVLNVPGFLAQQRYLPVYDRDLNRSFPGSADSTSAKRMAARIYTNFIEPCDFGLDFHTSTRGRTNMIHARADMADSDAARLARAYGTNVIIDSEGSSGMLRTEAVTDGIAAITVEMGEAHRFQRTLIDEALSGVRSTFAEYGMLDAERVRWPGWRTVITDAREKTWLRADAGGMVDMHFERGSLVHEGDTVCTITNPFKDDNILVEAPFTGLLVGILENPVVYPGNPLCHLVQLDDRTRRVVELDQSPSGTVE
- a CDS encoding DUF5786 family protein, with product MGFGSYDESEQERQQNDGGDAGDGSTVDAHENEHEGEASFEAGASTDDLVSQLQTMKDDDEDDEE
- a CDS encoding FAD-binding protein, with product MYEHDVIVVGAGGAGLRAAIAAQEEGADVAIVSKLHPVRSHTGAAEGGINAALREGDSWEDHAYDTMKGSDYLGDAPAIETLCTDSPKEVIQLEHWGMAFSREEDGRVSQRPFGGLSFPRTTYAGAETGHQLLHTMYEQLVKRGITVYDEWYVSDLAVTDEERPEDRTCHGVVAYDIQSGELSGFRATEGVILATGGLGQVFSHTTNAVANTGDGVAMAYRAGVPIEDMEFIQFHPTSLPSTGVLISEGVRGEGGILYNAEGERFMFEYGYASNDGELASRDVVARAELSEVGEGRGIDDEYVHLDMRHLGEERITDRLENILHLAKDFEGVDGLEEPMPVKPGQHYAMGGIETDENGETCVGGLYAAGECACASVHGSNRLGGNALPELIVFGKRAGAHAAGKDLGTAEIETGQRGEYELGEVDTPVQPGEVEPAGGDAVADGGVAAETGSGNGHNIVERAVTRERERVQSLMEKDEGLQHAEIRSDVQESMTEYVNVFREEDGLKQALEDIAEARERYQDVFVKDPSRTFNTDLIQTLETRNILDLAEAITLGALARDEFRGAHWRAEHQERRDEEWLKHTMLSWNDGTPELWYKPVILEGEDKKYEPKIRSY
- a CDS encoding RimK family alpha-L-glutamate ligase: MTEDPVRVGVLSLHTSKETKAICNAVEALGHEPKWLRRENAAVSLEDGEVTIEPGVDVIANRMLLSNIEQPAEGLGLAHTFGRARPILNEPSAVLTAMHKFASAVALVEDGVRVPDALLALSNDRLNEGRARFGAEGVYKTAIGTHGGGTWKIDLDDPVNPMVGNRQAFLQELIDRDDSRHHDTRVYVVGGEVVGAMNRYAPEGDWRTNVALGGDVEDATASLDEEAREMALQATETIGLDYAGVDLVEGYDGWYVLEVNPTAGFKGLFAASGRSPAPHIARVAIERGGGSVDGDRVEDLSAVLDDSTPSCMPPQRRINDGQIPIIGYIEEVRVAGTQGSTQAFAKSDTGATRSSIDTKLAAEIGAGPIKSMTRIKSGSVKSGKARPVVDLVVGIGGEQHTVTASVEDRSHMAYPVLLGRDILEHYRVDVQRRADEGSTPDSDEEEEEGTEE
- a CDS encoding succinate dehydrogenase; translated protein: MAERYSSFEKGGRRWLWQRITAAFLVVVLAFHFFLLHFVNHADEVSFLASSARMTDLTYYSLMVLFLITATFHGVNGVYNALENQGLTGAKKQAVKYTLIAASLVLVVQGIRTANAWAGFPTF
- a CDS encoding 3-hydroxyacyl-CoA dehydrogenase/enoyl-CoA hydratase family protein translates to MDVDDVETVAVLGAGNMGHGIAEVAALAGYDVNLRDINEEFVQNGYDQIEWSLGKLAEKDQISEGDADAALERVTAVVPVEDAVADADLVIEAVPEKMDIKKDVYADVEEHAPDRTVFASNTSSLSITELSEVTDREERFCGMHFFNPPVRMQLVEVISGAHTSEETMDLVEAVAERMGKTAVRVRKDSPGFIVNRVLVPLMNEAAWLVHEGEATIEAVDSTTKYDMGLPMGSFELADQVGIDVGVHVLEYMHEVLGDAYEPCPLLTEKVDNENLGKKTGAGFYDYEDGPGAEVPSDETDDAVKHALLAVMANEVAGLIGNDVADAADIDQAVKLGAGFPDGPAKMADQVGLDALLSTLDERHEETGAERYEAVDYLRELVKEDRGFYGGGDDDDAVEFETIRIEREGKVGHIVLDRPHRMNTISGELLDELGVAIEELEADDGVRAVLVTGEGERAFSAGADVQSMAAGGGDPLQSVELSRKGQSTFGKFESSDLPVVAGIDGFCLGGGMEFATCADLRVASERSELGQPEHNLGLLPGWGGTQRLRHIVGEGRAKEIIFTAERYDAEEMADYGFINEVVANEDLEKAAMELAQDLAGGPPVAQRYTKRAMLAGRDDTDAGLEIEAQAFGQLMNTDDLMEGVMAFMSDEEPEFEGK
- a CDS encoding DUF7351 domain-containing protein yields the protein MTGRSTNRAVDAFSFLGDDLRLSILRALAERESRAGPRTDPMAYSDLRRTVGEEDSGKFSYHLGKLTGRFVEKTPNGYRLREPGRETVRLLERGIVDGDAELDAEPVDARCPRCGGDVHVIYTDHHLFTCCAACEGLFGADECPSGTLSGIVLPPTIVERLDPTPLVHRAHRVFERRLRPMIEGICLECGGGVDGRLTRCPDHATDGICPDCHTAYPALAEVVCETCGRGRITHPLFGNPAADGVDAGGGGDAVGTRPETVGTASDAAEHTDGRTADGEGAWRRFGTFLSWRARHRDDGSVAFEPPNGDKQVVVTPDLRVVA
- the sdhC gene encoding succinate dehydrogenase, cytochrome b556 subunit; protein product: MSQSYDRGLVEDFGRWREFSAGMWAWVFHKFTGWVLVGYLFTHIAVLSTAISAAGQTQRIAAENDVYTTVIVMLESLLVVRILEVGLLAVAVFHILNGCRLLLVDLGIGLESQDKSFYASLILTGAIVVASVPTFLAGVFG